GCGGCGCTGAAAATCAGGTTACGCATGCAGAACTCCTTGGCAATGGGAACCGCGAGGGCGGGCGGCTGTTCGACCTGCGGGCCTTCGACGGGTTCCGGCATTGTAGCGGAGCCGCTGCCTTTTATGCGCTGGGCGATCAGCCTTCGCTGTGCAGCAGGAGCGGCAGCTGCTCGGCCAGCTTCTCGTTGTTCAGCGGCGCCCGGATGAAACCACGCTGGGTACCGTCCGGCGCCAGGATGACCAGGTTGCCGCTGTGGTCGACAGTGTAGTTCGGCTTAGTGGTATCGGCCGGGATATAAGGAATGCTGACAGCGCTGGCCAGCGCCTGGATATCGGCCGCGGCACCGGTCAGGCCGACAAAGCTGGCATCGAAATAGCCCAGGTACTGCTTGAGCTGCTGCGGGGTATCGCGGTTCGGATCGACACTGACCAGCACCACGCGCAGGCGCGCCTGGGCCTCGGCCGGCAGCATGCCCTTGAGCTGGCGCAACTGGGCGAGGGTGGCCGGGCAGATGTCCGGGCAGAAGGTATAGCCGAAGAACAGCAGGCTCCACTGGCCCTTGAGCTGATCCAGCGCCACTGCCTGACCGTCTTGGTTGGTCAGGCTCAGCCCCGGCAGACTGCGGCTCTGCGGCAGCAGGACGATGCCGGCATCCAGCTGCGCCACCTTGTCCAGGCCATCGCCCTTGCCGTTCAGCACCTTGTGCACGGTCAGGCCCAATACCAGGGCGACGATCGCGACCAGGATGAAGACTGTCTTGTGGGTTCGATTCATGGACTCGGTTCTCTAAGGCGATGGGGGCACGCGGGCGCAACGGCTGCCACGCCCGGCGCGCACCTTGCGCCGCCGCGTTACAGGCTCAGCAGCAGGTAGTGGTCGGCGAGCAGGGCGATGAACAGCAGGAACAGGTACCAGATACTGTACTTGAACGTATTGATCGCCGCGTGCGGTTTGCTGTCACGGTACAGCACCACGGCCCAGTACATGAAGCGCCCGCCCAGCAGCGCGGCACAGGCCAGATAGAGCGGCCCGCTCATGTGAATGGCATAGGGCAGCAGGGTCACGGCGAACATCACGGCGGTGTACAGCAGGATGTGCACCTTGGTGTAGTGCTCGCCGTGGGTCACCGGCAGCATGGGGATGTCGGCCTTGGCGTATTCCTCCTTGCGGTGGATGGCCAGCGCCCAGAAGTGCGGCGGCGTCCAGGCGAAGATGATCAGCACCAGCAACAATGGTTCAGCGCTGACATGCCCGGTGACGGCGACCCAACCGAGCAGCGGCGGCGCCGCCCCGGCCAGCCCGCCGATCACGATGTTCTGCGGCGTGGCACGCTTGAGAAAGCCGGTGTAGAGCACCGCATAACCGAGCAAGGAGGCCAGGGTCAGCCAGGCCGCCAGCTCGTTGGTGAAGGTCAGCAGCAGCGCCATCCCGGCCACCGCCAGCAGCAGGGCGAAGCCCAGCGCCGCCACGGGCGACAGGCGCCCGGCGGTGACCGGACGCTTGTGGGTGCGCGCCATGATCGAGTCGATACGCCGGTCCACCACGTGGTTGACCGCCGCCGCCGCGCCAGCGCACAGGCCGATGCCGAGGTTGCCGAACAGCAGCACCTGCCAGGCCACCCCGGCACGGGTGGCGAGGAACATGCCGACCAGCGAGGTGATCAGCATCAGCACCACCACGCGGGGTTTGGTCAGCTCCAGGTAATCGCGCCAGCTGGCGTGTTCCCGGTGGGCTTGCAGCAGAGTAGCCATGGGGGTCTCTCCTTGATTGTTCTTATTTGCCCAGCGCCAGCTCGGCGGGCGCCGCAGCCTGCACTGCGCGCACCGCGTTGGCGGCCCGCAGGCGGTAATTGACCAGCACCAGGCTCAGCAGCAGGGCCGCGCCCCCGGCGTTGTGGGCCACCGCCACCGCCAGCGGCAAGTGCAGCAGCACGTTGCTCACCCCCAGGCTGACCTGCAGGCCCAGCGCCAACAGCACCAGACCTGCCAGCCGGCCAAGCCCGCCAGCACGCAGGCGCCAGGCCAACAGCAGCAGGATCAGGGTCACCAGCACGGCGCCGAGGCGATGGGTCAGGTGGATGGCGGTACGGGCCTCGCTGTCCAGCTGGCCGCCGAGGTAGTTGGGGCCAATATGCTGGGTCAGGTGAAAACCGTTGGCGAAGTCCGCCGCCGGCCACCACTGGCCATGGCAGGTCGGCAGGTCGACGCAGGCCACTGCCGCATAGTTGGAGCTGACCCAGCCACCCAGGGCGATCTGCCCGATCACCAACAGCAGCGCCAGCATGGCCAGGCCACGCAGGCGCGTCGTCACTCCGGACAACACCGGCAGCGCAGCGGACAGGCGCAGGCTGAGCAGGAACAGCAGGGATAGGGTGGTGAAGCCACCCAGCAGGTGCGCCGTGACCACCTGCGGCCAGAGCTGCAGGGTGACCGTCCACATGCCGAAGGCGGCCTGAGCGATCACCACGCCGAGCAGCAGCAGCGGTAGCTTCAGCGGCTGATCGGGCTCTGCGCGGCGGCGCAGGGCCTGCACCGCCAGGGTTAGGATCAGCAGGCCCAGGCTGCCGGCGAAGTAGCGGTGGATCATCTCGTTCCAGCCCTTCTGCGCCTCCACCGGGGCATGGGGGAAATTGGCTTCGGCATGGGCCAGCTGTGCCTCGCTCTGCGGCACACTGATGAAACCGTAGCAACCGGGCCAGTCCGGGCAGCCAAGGCCGGCATGGGTCAACCGGGTATAGGCACCGAGCAGTACCACCAGCACCGCCAGCAGGGTGGCGAACAGCGCCAGGCGGTAGCCGGGCAGGGGTTTGCGTGCAGTCATCCAGGGCCTCTTCTTATTGTTCTGTGCGGGTATGTCAGCCGATCTGCGACAGCTTCAGCAGCAGGCGCAGGTCGTTGAGGATCGCCTTGCCCTTGACCGTGGCGTCGTAGCGCAGCACCAGGTTGCCATGCGGATCGACGATCCACAGCTGCGCCCCGCCGGCATCCTTGGCGACCGCTGCGTTGGTGTAGGTCGTCAGATCGAGCCGGTAGCGCCCCAGCTGCGGGTATTCGCGCTCCAGCTGGGCCTCGAGATCCGCCGCCAGCGGGGCGGCAATCGCCAGGCCGTGGCTGGCCCGCGAAGCGTCGCGATTCAGGCCGATATGGATCTGCCGGGCGGTATACACCAGTTGCCGACAGGCCTCGTCGCAGCCCTGCGGGGCGGTGACCAGCAGCTGCCAGCGTGCCTGCGCGGCATCCAGCACGCCCAGATCGCCGAGCGTCTGGCCATTACCGATCAGCACGCCGTGGTAGCTGCGCGACTCCGGCACCCAGAACTTCATCTTGTACATGGCCGTGGCCAGGATCATCGGGCCGATCACCAGGCTCAGCAGCAGGATCAGCTGCAGGCGCCCGCGACCGCGTGGAGCGGCGGCCTCAGAGGAGGGGCTGAGAGGATTCAGGGTCGTGCTCATGTTCAGGCTCCCGCGCATTGCGCAATCCGAAATAGAGGTAAAGGCAGCAGAGCGCCGCGGCCAGGGCGAACCACTGCACGGCGTAGCCGATATGGGTCTGCGGGGTCATGGCCACCACGGGCCATTGCACCTGATAACTGGCCGGCCCCGGCTCCAGCCGCACTTCATGGGCCATGCCGCCACGGCCGAGCTGTTGCCACAATGCTTCCGGCTCGACCCGGGTGATCAGCCGCGGCCAGCTCTGCCCAGGCGGATCGGCCTGCAACTGAAAGGCGTTGCCGGGTGGCAGATAGACCTGGGCCTGCAGCTCCAGGGTCTGCTCCGGGGTGGTGAACTGCGGCGGCGTGCGCCGATCCGGCCAGGGCAGCCAGCCGCGGTTGACCAGCAGCCACAACCCGCTGGGCTGGTCGTAGAAGGGTTGCAACAGTTCGACGCCGGGGCGGCCGTCGCGGGTGCGGTTATCCAGCAGCAGGCTGTGCCCGGCATCGAACTGACCGTGCAGGCGAATGCGCACGCCGGCCACATCCTGGCGCTGCTCCAACTCGGCCAGGCTGATCGGCGCGGCCTGCTGGCTGGCCTCGTGATGCGCCAGCAGGGCGCGCTTCTCCTCGGCCCGGGCCAGCTGCCAGAAACCGAGCGTCACCAGCAGCGGCAGCAGCAGGGCCACCACCACACTGGGCAGCACGCCGGGACGGAAGCGGCTCACTGCCGCCCTCCGAAAGCCGACAGGCGCCTGGCTATACTCAACCTGCAGTTCATTCCCCACCCCCGGAGTCACGCATGCTCAAGCTCGCGATCGTCCTCTTTCTGCTGGCCACCCTGGTCAGCCTGTTCAGCGGCCTGTTCTTCCTGGTCAAGGACGAGGGCCACGGCTCGCGAGTGGTCAATTCGCTAAGCGTTCGTGTTGCCCTGACCGCCGTGACCGTGGCGTTGATCGCCTGGGGTTTCTACAGCGGCCAGTTGTCCAGCCATGTCACCTGGTGACGGCAGTCCCGTCACAGCACGTAGACGAAGATAAACAGACCCAGCCAGACCACATCGACGAAGTGCCAGTACCAGCTGGCCGCCTCGAAGCCGAAGTGCTTGTCCCCGCTGAAATGCCCCTTGCTGATGCGGATCAGCATGATCGACAGGATCAGCGCACCCAGGGTGACGTGAGCACCGTGGAAGCCGGTGAGCATGAAGAAGGTCGCGCCGTAGATACCCGAGCCCAGGGTCAGCCCCAGTTCGGTGTAGGCCTCGTGGTATTCGTAGGCCTGCAGGAACAGGAAGCAGATGCCCAGCGCCACCGTCAGCGCCAGCCACAGCTTGAGCGGGCCGCGATGATCCTTCTTCAACGCATGGTGGGCGAAGGTCACGGTGAAGCTGGAGCTGACCAGCAGGATGGTGTTGATCAGCGGCAGGTGCCAGGGGTCGATGACTTCCTTGGGCGGCGGGAACAGCTTGGGATCGGGGGTATGCAGCAGCGGCCAGTTGAACTCGAAGTTCGGCCACAGCATGTTGGCTACGCCCTTGGCGCCATCGCCGCCCAGCCAGGGCCCGGCGAAGTGTCGTACATAGAACAGCGCACCGAAGAAGGCGGCGAAGAACATCACCTCGGAGAAGATGAACCAGCTCATGCCCCAGCGGAACGAGCGATCCATCTGCGGGCTGTACAGGCCGCCGCGGCTCTCCTTGATCACCGCGCCGAACCAGCCGAACAGCATGTAGGCGAGGAACAGCCCGCCGACGAAGAAGATCAGCGGCCCGTGGGAGTCCGGGCGGGCGGCCTTGAGGTCGTTGAACCAGGTGCCCAGGCCATAGACGGTGGTGAGCATGCCGATGGTGGCGATGATCGGCCACTTGCTCTGGGCGGGAACGTAGTAGTTCTCGTGACTCGACATTTCTTGTTCTCCTTATGGAGTCGGGGTCGCCTGCGCGACGGGCGGTTTGCGCGCAGTGATATCGAACAGGGTGTAGGCCAGGGTCAGGTGCTTCACATCGGCCGGCAGATCACGGTCGACGATGAAGCGCACCGGCATCTCGATGCGCTCGCCCGGCTGCAGCACCTGCTGGGTAAAGCAGAAGCACTCGGTCTTGTGGAAGAACGCCGCGGCCTTGGATGGCGCCACGCTGGGAATGGCCTGGGCGGTCATCGGGTGATCGCTGGGGTTGGAGGCGATGAACAGCATCTCGTTGCTCGCCCCCGGGTGCACCACCAGGTCATCCGCCTTGGGGCGGAACTCCCAGACCATGTCCACCGCATTGGTGGCGAGGAACTGCACGCGCACCTGGCGCTGCTCGTCCACCACCTGGCTCCCCTCGTAGGCCTTGGCCGTCTTGCCGTTGATGCCGAAGGCCTGGCACATCACGTCATAGAAGGGCGGCAGCACGAACACGCCGAAACAGAACATTGCCACCGCCAGCAGCAGCAAACGGACGATCAGCCGGCGGTTGTCCAGGGCAGTGCTCAAGGCCGTACTCCTACTTCACTTCCGGCGGGGTGGTGAAGGTGTGGTAGGGCGCCGGCGAAGGCACCGTCCACTCCAGCCCTTCAGCGCCATCCCAGGGCTTGTCGCCGGCCGGTTTGCCGCCACGGATGCACTTGATGACGATGAACAGGAACAGCAACTGGGTGGCGCCGAAGGTGAACGCGCCAATCGACGAGATCATGTTGAAGTCGGCGAACTGCAGGTTGTAGTCGGGAATCCGCCGCGGCATGCCAGCCAGGCCGACGAAGTGCATCGGGAAGAACGCCATGTTCATGCCGATGAAGCTCATCCAGAAATGCAGCTTGCCGAGGGTCTCGTCGTACATGTGGCCGGTCCACTTGGGCAGCCAGTAGTAGGCCGAGGCGAAGATGCCGAAGATCGCCCCGGGCACCAGCACGTAGTGGAAGTGCGCCACCACGAAGTAGGTGTCGTGGTACTGGAAGTCCGCCGGGGCGATGGCCAGCATCAGCCCGGAGAAGCCACCAATGGTGAACAGGATGACGAAGGCCACGGCGAACAGCATCGGCGTTTCGAAGGTCATCGAGCCCTGCCACATGGTGCTGGCCCAGTTGAACACCTTCACCCCGGTGGGCACGGCGATCAGCATGGTGGCGTACATGAAGAACAGCTCACCGGTCAGCGGGATGCCGACGGTGAACATGTGGTGCGCCCAGACGATGAACGACAGGAAGGCGATCGACGCGGTCGCATACACCATCGAGGTGTAGCCGAACAGCGGCTTGCGCGCGAAGGCCGGGATGATCGAGCTGACGGCGCCGAACGCCGGCAGGATCATGATGTACACCTCGGGGTGGCCGAAGAACCAGAACACGTGCTGGAACAGCACCGGGTCACCGCCACCGGCCGCGCTGAAGAAGCTGGTGCCGAAGTGCACGTCCATCAGCATCATGGTCACGCAACCGGCCAGTACCGGCATCACCGCGATCAGCAGGAAGGCAGTGATCAGCCAGGTCCAGACGAACAGCGGCATCTTCATCAGGGTCATGCCCGGAGCACGCAGGTTGAGGATGGTGGCGATCACGTTGATCGCGCCCATGATCGAGCTGATGCCCATCAGGTGGATGGCGAAGATGAAGTAGGTGACCGACTCCGGCGCGTAGGTGGTGGACAGCGGCGCGTAGAAGGTCCAGCCGAAGTTCGGTCCGCCGCCGGCGGTGAACAGGGTGCTGACCAGCAGGCCGAAGGCCGCCGGCAGCAGCCAGAAGCTGAAGTTGTTCATCCGCGGCAGGGCCATGTCCGGCGCGCCGACCATCAGCGGGATCATCCAGTTGGCCAGGCCGACGAAGGCCGGCATCACCGCGCCGAACACCATGATCAGGCCGTGCATGGTGGTCATCTGGTTGAAGAACGCCGGCTCGACGATCTGCAGGCCGGGCTGGAACAGCTCGGCGCGGATCACCATGGCGAACGAGCCGCCGAGCAGGAACATGATGAAGCTGAACCACAGGTACATCGTGCCGATGTCCTTGTGGTTGGTAGTCAGCACCCAGCGCATCAGGCCCTTGGCCGGCCCATGGTGGTGGTCATGCCCGGCATGACCATGGGAATCGATCACTGCACTCATGTCCTTACTCCTGAGCCTGTTTGAGGGCGAGCACGTCTTTCGGGGTGACCATGTCGCCCATGGCGTTACCCCAGGCGTTGCGCTCGTAGGTAATCACCGCGGCGATGTCCACTTCCGACAACTGCTTGCCGAAGGCGGCCATGGCGGTGCCCGGCTTGCCGAAGAACACGATGTGCAGGTGATCCTCTTTCGGCCCGGTGGCGATCTTCGAGCCCTTGAGCGCCGGGAACATCGGCGGCAGGCCCTGGCCCTCGGCCTGGTGACAGGCCACACAGGTGGTGTGGTAGATCTTGTCGCCGCGCGCCACCAGCTCTTCGCGCGTCCATTCCTTCTCGGTCAGTTCCTTGAGCTTGGCGGTTTCTTCCTTGCGCTCGGCCAGCCACTTGGCGAAGTCTTCCTGACTCTTGGCTTCGACCACGATCGGCATGAAGCCGTGATCCTTGCCGCATAGCTCGGCGCACTGGCCACGGTAGAGACCGGGCTTCTCGATGCGCGTCCAGGATTCGTTGACGAAGCCGGGGATGGCGTCCTTCTTCACCGCCAGGGCCGGCACCCACCAGGCATGGATCACATCGGCCGAGGTGATCAGGAAGCGCACCTTGGCGCCGACTGGCACCACCAGAGGCTGGTCGACTTCCAGCAGGTAGTGCTCGTCCTTCTTCGCCTGGTTGTGGATCTGTTCCTGGGGCGTGGCCAGGTTGCTGAAGAACTCGACGTCCTGGCCCAGGTACTTGTAGTGCCACTTCCACTGGTAGCCGGTGACCTGGATATCCAGGTCGGACTCCGAGGTGTCGTAGATATCGATCAGCGTCTTGGTCGCCGGCACCGCCATCACCACCAGGATGACGAAGGGCACGACGGTCCAGAGGATCTCTACCGTGGTGCTCTCATGGAAGTGGGCCGGTTCTTGGCCGGTAGAGCGGCGGTGGATCAGCATCGACCAGAACATGGCGCCGAATACCAGCACGCCAATCACGACGCAGATCCAGAAAATGGTCATGTGCAGGTCGAAGACGGTACGGCTGACCTCGGTGGCTCCGGGTGCCATGTTCACCGTCCAGGCGGCTTGCGCCGAGCTGAATGCCAGCCACAGCAGTAGGCCCATCCAGACTCGTGGATGTCGCATCATTGCGGGTTCCCCTCGTTGTTCTTGTTATCCCGCCGGCTAAGCCTGCGGCAAAGGGATCGACTGCCAAAACGGCTGGCTACAACTGTCGAAACCTCTCCGTGCCGAAGCCCGTCCGGTTCCATCAGGTTCACGCCTTGCGATTTCGAGTATAGCCAGCAAGTGCCGCAGCACAACGCGAAGGGAAAATTTGCGAAGGCTCTGCGCTGCACCTGCGCAGGCCGCGGCAGGCGCGGGGTGCAGCGCAGAGCCGGCGGCTTGTTATAGCGGCCTCGCATAACCTTTAAAAAATTATGACAATCCGTTCTTAAGCTTTGCCGATGGGCAGCTAAGGTCAATCCTCGCTTACGTCATGTCCTTGTCATGGGAGCCGTCATGAATACCCTCGCTTTGCGCGAACTGATCCAGCACGCCCTTGCTCACGAAGCCCGCACCGGGCACCTGGCCCACCTGCTGGAAGGCCAGCTGGCGCGCCTGCACCCGAGCATCCAGCTGCCCGCCGACGATGCCCAAGGCGTGCTCGAGCGCTTCGTCGCCGCCTATGTCGAGCAGGTGCCGGATGTGCTGGATGCGGCCCACGCCGTGGCCCAGGAAGCCGGCATCGAGGGCCAGGTCAAACCGGTGCTGCAACTGGCCGAGCAGTTCTTCCTCAGCCCGCCCGGCCTGCTGGAGGGGCACCAGGGCCTGGATGCCCTGCTCGACGAGTCCTACCTGGCCCACCGCCTGGTGGAAGAGGTCAACGACCGCTACATCGCCCATTTCGGCCAGCCGCTGATTCCGCTGGATACTACGGTGGCCAACCTGATCGCCCACCAGCTGATCGGCGAGCCCTTCGCCAACCAGCTCGACGAGGCGGTGCACCATGCGGTAGACGAAATGCTCGACCCGGCCGTGTTCCAGCAGGCCTCGGCCCAGGAATACCGGGTGCGCCTGAGCAACCCGCAGACCCTGGCGGCCTGGCAGAACTGGCCCTGCCTGTCGCGCCAGCTCGGCGTGGAGCTGGGCCTGCCGGCCTAGCGCCGGCAGAAAAAAACAGGCCCGCAACAGCGGGCCTGATTGTCACGCCTGCGGGTAGCGTGCTCTGGGCGTGGCCATCGGCACCACCTCGCCATCCAGCGCCAGGAAGCTGCCGCTTTCCGCATCGTAGGCACGAATCGCACTGGTCTCGATGTCGTAGACCCAGCCATGGATGAACAGCTGCCCGCTGGCCAGCTTGGCCGCCACCGAAGGGTGGGTGCACAGGTGGTTGAGCTGGGCGATCACGTTCTCCTCGGTGAGGATGCCCAGGGTGTCGTGGCCACCGCAGCCGCAGTTCTCCTCGACCACCTTGAGTGCCACCTCGCTGTGGCGCAGCCAGGCCTTGACCGTGGGCATGCGCTCCAGGGTTTCGGGCGCCAGCACCGCCTTCATCGCACCGCAGTCGGAGTGGCCGCAGACGATGATGTGCTGCACACCGAGCGCCAGCACCGCGTACTCGATGGCGGTGGAAACCCCGCCCATCATCTGCCCGTAGGGTGGCACCACGTTGCCGACGTTGCGGGTGACGAACAGGTCGCCTGGCGCACTCTGGGTGATCAGCTCGGGAACGATGCGCGAATCGGCGCAGGTGATGAACATGGCGCGCGGGTTCTGCGCGCTGGCCAGGGCCTTGAACAGCTCTTCCTGCTGCGGGAAGACCTCGTTGCGAAAGCGCTTGAAGCCTCCGACTATCGCGTTCAGCGCCTCGTCGGCGCTCTCCGGCGCAGTGCGCGCCTGCAGGGGAATGGCATTGTGCTTGTAGGGCATTGCGTCTACCTCATGCTGAACCGTTGCGCTGGGGCGAATTATCGACCCGCCATGCGGACAGTTGCCAGCCTTGAAGAGTCACAAATTACAGCAGCGCCAGCTGACCGCCGGGCGGCGCGAACTGGCTGCAGTCGAGATCGAAGTCGGCGCGGCGGTTCAGCCCCAGGCGCTTGATCGCCAGGGCGAAGCGCTGCGCCAGCAGCTCGGCGAATACTCCCTGACCACGGAAGCGATGGCCGAAGCGGCTGTCGTACAACTCGCCGCCGCGGCTCTGGCGGATCAGGCTCAGCACATGCTCGGCGCGCTGCGGGTGGTGGGCCTGTAGCCACTCCTCGAACAGCGGCGCCACCTCGCGCGGTAGGCGCAGCAGCATGTAGTTGGCGCTCTGCGCTCCGGCCTCGCGGGCCGCCTCCAGCAGGTTCTCCAGCTCCATGTCGTTGATCATCGGGATCATCGGCGAGCACAGCACGCCGACCGGAATACGCTGCTCGCGCAGCACGCGGATCACCCGCAGGCGGGCCGAAGGCGCGGCAGCGCGCGGTTCGAGGATGCGCTTGAGCTCGTCGTCGAGGGTGGTCAGGCTGATGAACACCTTGACCAGGCGGCGCTCGGCCAGCTGGCTGAGCAGGTCGAGGTCGCGCAGGATCAGTGCGCCCTTGGTGACTATCGTCAGCGGATGACCGTGGCGCAGCAGCACCTCCAGGCAGCGGCGGGTGAGCTGGTGCTCGCGCTCGATCGGCTGGTAGGGGTCGGTATTGCTGCCCAGGGCGATCGGCGCACACACATAACCGGGCTTGCCCAGCTGCTGTTCGAGCAGAGCCGGGGCATTGCGCTTGGCGATCAGCTTGGTTTCGAAGTCGATGCCCGGCGACAGATCCCAGTAGGCATGGCTGGGCCGCGCATAACAGTAGATGCAGCCATGCTCGCAGCCGCGATAGGGGTTGAGCGTGCGGTCGAACGGCAGATCCGGCGACTGGTTGCGGCTGATGATGCTCTTGGCCATTTCCACCCGCACCTCGGTGGCGCGGCTCGGCGGTACCTCCTGAAACCAGCCGTCGTCGCTGGCGATGATGCGCTGGGGCGCGTAACGGTTGTGCGGATTGCTGGCGGTTCCGCGACCGCGGGGAGGCAGGGCAGGCATGGCGAAGCACTCGAATACTGTATATATACACAGTATAGCGAGTCAGCCACAGCCACAAGCCGGTACTGCCGAATGGTCAGGCGTCGCGCAGCAGGTCGTTGGCGTTGAGGATCGCGTAGGCGATTTCCGGATGGCGCTCCAGGCTGCGGCGGATCGCCGTGGGGATGGCCTGGCGGGTCTTGCGGCACAGCCCCGGCTGCGCCTCGACGACGATGCTGATGCCGCGCATGGTGCGCACCTCGTTGAGGCTCGGGGTGATCTGCAGGCTGATGCCGAGCTGCTGGAACATGCGCAGCTGCATGCGCTGCAGGTCGGCCAGGTCGGCGAGGTTTTCCAGGCGCTCGAGCAGGCGCTTTTCCTCCTGCAGGGTCAGCTGCAGGATGCGCAGATCGGCGCCGGCCTGCTCCAGCAAGCGCTCGCGCTCGCAGATGCACAGGCCGGGCGGACATTCCTTGCGAAGCGGAAAGGCGGCGGTCATGCCGCCGATAATAGCTGCACGCGCGACGGCGTACAGCCTGCATCAGAACCTCTGGACGATCTCGCGAGCTAGAGATAAACGGTGGCGAAAGCGGCCGAGGGCGCGGAGTTTACGAGCTGTAAATGAGCAGTCCGAGGCTGCTTTCAACACTGTTTAGCCGACGCGCAGCAGAGCGTCTCAGGGATCGACCTGCTCCATCAGCTCGGCCACCGACTCCGGGCGCTGCGCATAGCGCTGCGCCAGCACCGCGCAGACCATCAGCTGGATCTGGTGGAACAGCATCAGCGGCAGGATCAACATGCCGATCCCTGCGCCGGCGAACAGCACCTGGGCCATGGGCACACCGGTGGCCAGGCTCTTCTTCGAGCCGCAGAAGAGGATGGTGATGCGGTCTTCCTGGCTGAAACCCAGGCGCTTGCCCAGCTGCCAGGTGCACAGCAGCACCAGCGCCAGCAGCACGCAGCAGACCAGCAGCAGACCGCCCAGCGCAGACAGAGGAATCTGCTGCCAGAGGCCCTCGACCACCGCCTCGCTGAACGCGCCGTAGACCACCAGCAGGATCGAACCCTGGTCGACGAACTTCAGCCAGTGCTTGTTGCGCGTCACCCAGGCGCCGATCCAGCGGCGGGCGATCTGCCCGGCGATAAACGGCAGCAGCAGTTGCAGGGTGATCTTGCCGATGGCGTCCAGGGTCGAACCGCCGTCGCCCTGGGTGCCGAGCAACAGCGCCACCAGCAATGGGGTGAGGAAGATGCCGAACAGGCTGGAAGCGGCTGCGCTGCAGATCGCCGCCGGGATATTGCCGCGCGCCAGCGAGGTGAAGGCAATGGCCGACTGCACCGTGGCCGGCAGTGCGCATAGGTAGAGCACGCCGAGGTACAGCTGCGGGGTTACCAGCGGCGCCAGCAGCGGCTTGAGCGCCAGGCCGAGCAGCGGGAACAGCACGAAGGTGCAGGCGAACACCAGCAGGTGCAGGCGCCAGTGCAGGGCACCGGCGATGATCGCCTCGCGCGACAGCTTGGCGCCGTGCAGGAAGAACAGCAGGGCGATGGCCAGGTTGGTGACCCAGGCGAACGCCAGCGCCGCCTGGCCGCTGCACGGCAGCAGGCTGGCGCAAACGACCACGGCGAGCAGGGTCAGGGTGAAACGATCGGGGAGCAGGCGGGACAGGGACATCAGGGCTTCTCGTGCTTGCAGGCCAATGGCGGCGACACTACCGTGTTCGCCAGTTACCGACTAACGCCAAAGAGCCAGCCAATGCCGTCTAACGGACAGCAAAAAGCCTACCGGCGCAGCATTCCCGGGCTCAAGAGCCTGCCCCGGCCGCTCTACGGGCGCATCGAATCGCTGCCCAATCGCGCCCTCACCCATCGCCACAGCCATCCCTGGGTGCAGCTGTCCTACGCCATCGCCGGAGTGCTGGAAATCCATACCGACGCCGGCCGCTTCGTCGCCCCGCCGCAGCGCGCCGTGTGGATTCCGGCCGGGCTGCCGCACCGGGTATACAGCTCGCCGCGCACCGAGATGCGCAGCCTGTATATCGACAACAGCGTGGCCGCGCGCCAGGCGGACGGCTGTCAGGTGCTGGTGGTCAGCCCGCTGCTGCGCGAGCTGATCAGCGCCTTCAGCGAGCTGCCGGTGGAATACCAGCTGGAAGGCAGCCAGGGGCGCCTGACTCAGGTGCTGCTCGACCAGCTCAACGGCGCGCCGCCGGTCGACCTGAT
The window above is part of the Pseudomonas alcaligenes genome. Proteins encoded here:
- a CDS encoding carbonic anhydrase translates to MPYKHNAIPLQARTAPESADEALNAIVGGFKRFRNEVFPQQEELFKALASAQNPRAMFITCADSRIVPELITQSAPGDLFVTRNVGNVVPPYGQMMGGVSTAIEYAVLALGVQHIIVCGHSDCGAMKAVLAPETLERMPTVKAWLRHSEVALKVVEENCGCGGHDTLGILTEENVIAQLNHLCTHPSVAAKLASGQLFIHGWVYDIETSAIRAYDAESGSFLALDGEVVPMATPRARYPQA
- the coxB gene encoding cytochrome c oxidase subunit II, which encodes MMRHPRVWMGLLLWLAFSSAQAAWTVNMAPGATEVSRTVFDLHMTIFWICVVIGVLVFGAMFWSMLIHRRSTGQEPAHFHESTTVEILWTVVPFVILVVMAVPATKTLIDIYDTSESDLDIQVTGYQWKWHYKYLGQDVEFFSNLATPQEQIHNQAKKDEHYLLEVDQPLVVPVGAKVRFLITSADVIHAWWVPALAVKKDAIPGFVNESWTRIEKPGLYRGQCAELCGKDHGFMPIVVEAKSQEDFAKWLAERKEETAKLKELTEKEWTREELVARGDKIYHTTCVACHQAEGQGLPPMFPALKGSKIATGPKEDHLHIVFFGKPGTAMAAFGKQLSEVDIAAVITYERNAWGNAMGDMVTPKDVLALKQAQE
- a CDS encoding PA0069 family radical SAM protein, yielding MPALPPRGRGTASNPHNRYAPQRIIASDDGWFQEVPPSRATEVRVEMAKSIISRNQSPDLPFDRTLNPYRGCEHGCIYCYARPSHAYWDLSPGIDFETKLIAKRNAPALLEQQLGKPGYVCAPIALGSNTDPYQPIEREHQLTRRCLEVLLRHGHPLTIVTKGALILRDLDLLSQLAERRLVKVFISLTTLDDELKRILEPRAAAPSARLRVIRVLREQRIPVGVLCSPMIPMINDMELENLLEAAREAGAQSANYMLLRLPREVAPLFEEWLQAHHPQRAEHVLSLIRQSRGGELYDSRFGHRFRGQGVFAELLAQRFALAIKRLGLNRRADFDLDCSQFAPPGGQLALL
- the ctaD gene encoding cytochrome c oxidase subunit I, which gives rise to MSAVIDSHGHAGHDHHHGPAKGLMRWVLTTNHKDIGTMYLWFSFIMFLLGGSFAMVIRAELFQPGLQIVEPAFFNQMTTMHGLIMVFGAVMPAFVGLANWMIPLMVGAPDMALPRMNNFSFWLLPAAFGLLVSTLFTAGGGPNFGWTFYAPLSTTYAPESVTYFIFAIHLMGISSIMGAINVIATILNLRAPGMTLMKMPLFVWTWLITAFLLIAVMPVLAGCVTMMLMDVHFGTSFFSAAGGGDPVLFQHVFWFFGHPEVYIMILPAFGAVSSIIPAFARKPLFGYTSMVYATASIAFLSFIVWAHHMFTVGIPLTGELFFMYATMLIAVPTGVKVFNWASTMWQGSMTFETPMLFAVAFVILFTIGGFSGLMLAIAPADFQYHDTYFVVAHFHYVLVPGAIFGIFASAYYWLPKWTGHMYDETLGKLHFWMSFIGMNMAFFPMHFVGLAGMPRRIPDYNLQFADFNMISSIGAFTFGATQLLFLFIVIKCIRGGKPAGDKPWDGAEGLEWTVPSPAPYHTFTTPPEVK
- a CDS encoding bile acid:sodium symporter family protein, with amino-acid sequence MSLSRLLPDRFTLTLLAVVVCASLLPCSGQAALAFAWVTNLAIALLFFLHGAKLSREAIIAGALHWRLHLLVFACTFVLFPLLGLALKPLLAPLVTPQLYLGVLYLCALPATVQSAIAFTSLARGNIPAAICSAAASSLFGIFLTPLLVALLLGTQGDGGSTLDAIGKITLQLLLPFIAGQIARRWIGAWVTRNKHWLKFVDQGSILLVVYGAFSEAVVEGLWQQIPLSALGGLLLVCCVLLALVLLCTWQLGKRLGFSQEDRITILFCGSKKSLATGVPMAQVLFAGAGIGMLILPLMLFHQIQLMVCAVLAQRYAQRPESVAELMEQVDP